From Drosophila virilis strain 15010-1051.87 chromosome X, Dvir_AGI_RSII-ME, whole genome shotgun sequence, the proteins below share one genomic window:
- the LOC6631816 gene encoding kelch-like protein 17, translating into MNNPKKDNAKKEHAKKGNTIKEHAKKDDTTVINTRPKKVVEHSYCLSRFIDEDKPMKFRLPKKKPMADKVLKQIMHKLNPDILFVLGDKAYGCHGVVLRYYSEVYGYCLPTGMIIGLPTDKITSLAFVLAYEWMLQTELQCPRGKLLELLQAAHYFYMPGLVKNLFRCLCDKDCFGEPDAIATYFEAKSKNKWGIAKLMLTCVRKYFLLLVCTDEYRDMDISCVCKLLSSDSLAVQSEVEVLFAALYWIFSDYDGRKQHLPAVLETVRYILIPPKSLINLAAHLHEMVPRVADELLPRLHMAMLLQQEMYMGTLSENEIRTRDRFWIIDPGCHYQNFDGQLRKEEIFSPIDFITYLDKLDSATSFLGRIQVKVRQQRDEKFD; encoded by the coding sequence ATGAACAACCCCAAGAAGGACAACGCCAAGAAAGAACACGCCAAGAAAGGCAACACCATAAAAGAACACGCCAAGAAGGACGATACGACGGTGATCAACACGAGGCCAAAAAAGGTTGTGGAGCACAGCTATTGCCTCAGCAGGTTCATAGATGAAGACAAGCCAATGAAGTTTAGGCTGCCGAAAAAGAAGCCAATGGCCGATAAGGTGCTCAAGCAGATTATGCATAAGCTTAATCCCGACATTCTCTTCGTACTTGGTGATAAGGCCTATGGCTGCCATGGAGTAGTGCTGCGCTACTACTCCGAGGTGTATGGCTACTGCCTGCCCACGGGCATGATAATAGGTCTACCGACTGACAAGATAACTAGCCTGGCCTTTGTCTTGGCCTACGAGTGGATGTTGCAGACGGAGCTGCAGTGCCCCCGCGGCAAGCTGCTCGAGTTGCTTCAGGCAGCGCATTATTTTTACATGCCGGGGCTTGTAAAGAACTTGTTCAGGTGCCTGTGCGATAAGGATTGCTTCGGTGAGCCGGATGCGATTGCGACCTACTTTGAAGCAAAGAGCAAGAACAAGTGGGGCATCGCCAAGCTGATGCTGACCTGTGTCCGCAAATACTTTCTGTTGCTGGTTTGCACCGATGAGTATCGTGATATGGACATAAGTTGCGTATGTAAACTGCTGTCTTCCGACAGTCTCGCCGTTCAGTCGGAGGTGGAGGTGTTATTCGCGGCCTTGTATTGGATATTCTCCGACTATGATGGGCGCAAACAGCACTTGCCCGCAGTCCTTGAAACCGTGCGTTACATCCTGATACCACCCAAGTCTCTGATCAACCTTGCCGCCCATCTGCACGAGATGGTGCCGAGGGTGGCAGATGAGTTGTTGCCTAGGTTGCATATGGCCATGCTGTTGCAGCAGGAGATGTACATGGGAACCCTCTCTGAAAACGAGATTAGGACGCGTGATCGCTTCTGGATTATCGATCCGGGATGCCATTACCAAAACTTTGATGGTCAGCTTCGAAAAGAGGAAATATTTAGTCCCATCGACTTTATAACATATCTAGATAAACTTGACAGCGCCACAAGCTTTTTGGGTCGCATTCAGGTGAAAGTGCGTCAACAGAGAGATGAAAAGTTcgattga